The Megalops cyprinoides isolate fMegCyp1 chromosome 9, fMegCyp1.pri, whole genome shotgun sequence genome has a window encoding:
- the aqp11 gene encoding aquaporin-11 has translation MADLSVSLFLLALFVLLSEVTRRTATKLFAKSDFCIYLVEIISTFQLCACTHELKLLGEVGRIEPQIGLTLTYLISVVHAVTFHGAIGNPSGALEHVYRKSLTGKSALVRIACQFLGAVVARSVIPYVWALGLSDLHLRHKLFGFKCISPINATLPKAAAVELACAFAVQTTVTHMQSLDEKYRAHAVAAVITALVYAGGSVTGAVFNPALAYSTQFPCSGHTFAEYSFVYWLGPVLGVTISLLLFDKVIPILSGKSFYQKDLEFPFFEAKKTL, from the exons ATGGCAGATCTCAGCGTTTCTCTATTCTTGCTGGCGCTTTTTGTGCTTCTGAGCGAGGTGACCAGGAGGACGGCCACGAAACTCTTCGCCAAGTCGGATTTTTGCATTTATCTTGTGGAAATCATCTCTACTTTTCAGCTGTGTGCCTGCACCCACGAACTGAAACTCCTGGGCGAGGTGGGCCGAATCGAGCCGCAGATTGGACTGACTCTCACGTACCTCATCTCGGTGGTCCACGCAGTGACATTCCACGGAGCGATTGGTAACCCCTCTGGTGCACTCGAACACGTTTATCGTAAAAGCCTCACCGGCAAGAGTGCCCTTGTAAGGATAGCATGTCAGTTTCTCGGCGCGGTGGTGGCACGCTCGGTCATACCCTACGTATGGGCTCTGGGACTCTCCGATCTGCACCTTAGGCACAAACTGTTCGGATTTAAATGCATCAGTCCAATTAACGCCACGCTACCGAAAGCCGCTGCAGTGGAGCTAGCTTGTGCGTTTGCCGTGCAaaccacagtcacacacatgcagagttTGGACGAGAAATATCGGGCCCATGCCGTGGCAGCTGTCATCACAGCCTTGGTCTATGCAG GGGGTAGCGTTACCGGAGCGGTGTTCAACCCGGCTCTGGCCTACTCCACTCAGTTTCCCTGCAGCGGCCACACATTCGCCGAGTATTCTTTTGTCTACTGGCTGGGACCGGTTCTGG GCGTGACCATCTCATTATTGCTCTTCGACAAAGTTATACCAATATTGTCTGGGAAAAGCTTTTACCAAAAGGACCTGGAATTTCCTTTCTTTGAGGCTAAAAAGACTCTGTAA